The bacterium DNA segment TGGCCGAGGGTTTTATGGCGGAAGTGAAGTGACATATTGAAAATGTGAAGCACGCTCATTCGGGTGATTGAATCATCTCTTAGCATCCTCAATCAGTGTGGCAGCGGGTCCAAGCAAGGCAACTGGTTGACATTGTGCAAGAACAGCTCTGGAGAGAGGTATCTCATAGGCTTGGGGCTGAGTTTTTGAGGGTGTTGATTGGTCAAGAGCGAATCGCCACTAACTACCCGGCTATGTGTGGCGCATCGCTCATAGTTGGCACAGGAAAGAATTCCTGGTGCGATTTGGCAGGGAAGGCCGGCAAAGGGGGCAGTCGTATAGCTTCTCTCAGCCAGGCCACGGTGGACCAATTAACCCTTGGTTTTTCTAATCCGGGTCAAGTATTGTTGCCCGGGATAGTGGCTTGGATATCCGGGAAGCGATCGAAATGCTTCTTGTCGAAAGTGGCTATCTTGAGAATACCGCGGCTCGTCATCCAGGCTACGTTATACGCATCAATGAAGTCCACGTTCTTCTCGTGGTGCCAAATTGTGGCCTGGAGGATCTCCTGAGCGTCCTGGATTTCCAGTCCGGGCGTGTTAAGAATAGCCAGGATCTTCTCGCGGACACTTTCTCGCGTCAATCCATAATAGCCCTCAAGGGTCCACACAATCTCGGCGATGACCAGGCCGTTGGTGACCAACAGTACCTGACCGGAGCCAGCTCGACGAAGCAGTTCTTCAACCGCGTCCGCCTTGGCCGGT contains these protein-coding regions:
- a CDS encoding PIN domain-containing protein; protein product: MKKPERVFMDTNLFLRFLTNDIPAKADAVEELLRRAGSGQVLLVTNGLVIAEIVWTLEGYYGLTRESVREKILAILNTPGLEIQDAQEILQATIWHHEKNVDFIDAYNVAWMTSRGILKIATFDKKHFDRFPDIQATIPGNNT